A stretch of the Tardiphaga sp. 709 genome encodes the following:
- a CDS encoding glycosyltransferase family 1 protein, whose translation MRILVATDAWHPQVNGVVRTLTMMAEAAKGFGVDVSFLTPESFRTVGLPSYADLRVAIPSRRKIAQLIDEAKPDNIHIATEGPIGFSARAYCRRRNIPFTTSFHTRFPEYISARFPIPESWVWAGLRRFHGASSAVMAATPALASELRDRGFRSVVLWPRGVDANLFHPRQVDLGKPKPIFLSVGRVAVEKNLEAFLDLDLPGTKVVVGDGPARAALEAKYPEALFTGALQGEALAVAYASADVFVFPSKTDTYGLVLLEALASGVPVAAFPVTGPKDVIGASPVGVLSDDLRQACLKALEISPQDCLSFAAGHTWEASARAFVNNISHVRAEIAARAPSAAKHPRFAA comes from the coding sequence ATGCGCATTCTCGTCGCTACCGATGCCTGGCATCCCCAAGTCAACGGTGTCGTGCGGACGCTGACGATGATGGCGGAGGCGGCGAAGGGCTTTGGCGTCGATGTGAGTTTTCTCACGCCGGAATCGTTTCGTACGGTCGGGCTACCGAGTTACGCTGATTTGCGCGTCGCGATTCCGAGCCGCCGCAAGATCGCGCAACTGATCGACGAGGCGAAGCCCGACAACATCCACATCGCCACTGAAGGCCCGATCGGATTTTCTGCGCGCGCTTATTGCCGCCGTCGCAACATTCCCTTCACCACCAGTTTTCACACGCGCTTTCCCGAATATATCTCGGCGCGTTTTCCGATTCCGGAATCCTGGGTCTGGGCCGGCCTGCGCCGCTTCCATGGCGCCAGCTCTGCCGTGATGGCGGCTACGCCGGCGCTGGCGAGCGAGCTACGTGACCGCGGCTTCCGTAGTGTCGTGCTGTGGCCGCGCGGCGTCGACGCCAATCTGTTTCATCCGCGCCAGGTCGATCTCGGCAAGCCGAAGCCGATTTTCCTCTCAGTCGGCCGCGTCGCCGTCGAGAAGAACCTCGAAGCTTTCCTCGATCTCGACCTGCCGGGTACGAAGGTCGTGGTCGGCGATGGTCCGGCGCGTGCCGCGCTCGAAGCGAAATATCCCGAGGCACTGTTCACGGGCGCGCTGCAGGGCGAGGCTCTGGCCGTTGCCTATGCTTCAGCCGATGTCTTCGTGTTTCCGAGCAAGACCGACACCTATGGTCTCGTGCTGCTCGAGGCGCTGGCGAGCGGCGTGCCCGTGGCTGCCTTCCCGGTAACGGGTCCGAAGGACGTGATCGGCGCGTCGCCAGTCGGTGTGTTGTCGGATGACTTGCGGCAGGCCTGTCTCAAGGCGCTCGAGATTTCGCCGCAGGATTGTCTCAGCTTTGCTGCCGGTCACACCTGGGAAGCGTCGGCACGCGCTTTCGTTAACAATATCAGCCATGTGCGGGCCGAAATCGCCGCCCGTGCACCGTCCGCAGCGAAGCATCCGCGTTTCGCTGCCTGA
- a CDS encoding UDP-2,3-diacylglucosamine diphosphatase translates to MSEGNEKRFRTLFISDVHLGARGSQADRLLDFLRTHDADTIYLVGDIVDGWALKSGWHWPQSHNDFVQKMLRKVRKGAKVVYIPGNHDEFLRSYYGTHFGGIEVVETATHEGADGKKYLVIHGDIFDLVVQNARWLAHLGDKAYDFAIQMNRLVNALRKLFGFPYWSLSKWAKMKVKNAVNYIGAFEETLAGEARRHGADGVICGHIHYATIRDEHGIRYMNCGDWVESCTALVEHEDGRFEIITWTDPVRRGMPVPALAPAKAA, encoded by the coding sequence ATGAGTGAAGGCAACGAAAAGCGCTTTCGCACCTTGTTTATCTCCGACGTCCACCTTGGCGCCCGCGGATCGCAGGCTGACCGGCTGCTGGACTTCCTCCGTACCCATGATGCCGATACCATCTATCTCGTTGGCGACATCGTCGATGGCTGGGCGCTGAAATCCGGCTGGCACTGGCCGCAGTCTCATAACGACTTCGTCCAGAAGATGCTGCGCAAGGTGCGCAAGGGCGCCAAGGTCGTTTACATTCCCGGCAATCACGACGAATTCCTGCGCAGCTATTACGGCACGCATTTCGGCGGTATCGAGGTTGTCGAGACCGCGACGCATGAAGGCGCGGACGGCAAGAAATATCTCGTCATCCATGGCGATATTTTCGACCTAGTGGTGCAGAACGCGCGCTGGCTCGCCCATCTCGGCGACAAGGCCTATGACTTCGCGATCCAGATGAATCGCCTGGTCAATGCGCTGCGCAAATTGTTCGGCTTCCCTTACTGGTCGCTGTCGAAATGGGCCAAGATGAAGGTGAAGAACGCCGTCAACTATATCGGCGCGTTCGAAGAGACGCTGGCCGGTGAGGCGCGGCGCCACGGCGCTGATGGCGTGATCTGCGGCCACATCCACTACGCGACGATCCGCGACGAGCATGGCATCCGCTACATGAATTGCGGTGATTGGGTCGAAAGCTGTACGGCGCTGGTCGAACACGAGGATGGCCGCTTCGAGATCATTACCTGGACCGATCCGGTCCGCCGCGGCATGCCCGTGCCGGCGCTTGCACCGGCCAAGGCGGCTTGA
- a CDS encoding class I SAM-dependent methyltransferase — translation MTTLDLEKSIVETAYARWAPIYDAVCGPVMLKGRRAAAEAARAVGGKVLEVGVGTGLSFDDYDATTEITGIDLSAPMLAKARAKMATGRYPWVKDIREMDAHAMSFADATFDCVVAQFVITLVENPEQVLSECHRVVKPGGRIILVNHLYSETGLAAAVERWAAVKTRSFGLRPEFPFARLQAWSQANAESILIERRKVAPFGIYTLVTFERTAAALAA, via the coding sequence ATGACGACGCTGGATCTCGAAAAATCCATTGTTGAAACGGCCTATGCGCGCTGGGCTCCGATCTATGATGCGGTGTGCGGTCCGGTGATGCTGAAGGGCCGGCGCGCGGCTGCGGAAGCGGCGCGTGCTGTGGGCGGCAAGGTGCTTGAAGTCGGCGTCGGCACGGGCCTGTCATTCGATGACTATGATGCGACAACCGAGATCACCGGTATCGATCTGAGCGCGCCCATGCTTGCCAAGGCGCGCGCCAAGATGGCGACCGGCCGCTATCCATGGGTCAAGGACATCAGGGAGATGGATGCCCATGCGATGAGCTTTGCAGACGCGACCTTCGACTGTGTCGTCGCGCAGTTTGTGATTACGCTGGTCGAGAATCCCGAGCAGGTGTTGTCCGAGTGCCACCGGGTGGTGAAGCCGGGCGGACGCATCATTCTCGTCAATCATCTGTATTCGGAGACTGGTCTGGCAGCCGCCGTTGAGCGCTGGGCCGCCGTGAAGACCCGTTCCTTCGGTTTGCGCCCGGAATTCCCGTTCGCGCGGCTGCAGGCGTGGTCGCAAGCGAATGCTGAATCGATCCTCATCGAACGCCGCAAGGTGGCGCCGTTCGGCATCTACACATTGGTTACTTTTGAGCGAACCGCGGCGGCGCTGGCGGCGTAA
- a CDS encoding DUF1127 domain-containing protein, whose product MRAYAQFVSGDDHLRLGAIFSLPATWRQRARFRAELRADIRDRPDFLCDIGIGLYEAHAEASRFFWEPWLLKRR is encoded by the coding sequence ATGCGCGCCTACGCACAGTTTGTATCAGGCGACGATCATCTGCGTCTTGGTGCGATCTTCAGCCTGCCTGCCACGTGGCGGCAGCGAGCCCGCTTCAGGGCAGAGTTGCGCGCGGATATCAGAGACAGGCCCGATTTTCTCTGCGATATCGGCATCGGCCTGTACGAAGCGCATGCCGAAGCGTCACGGTTTTTCTGGGAGCCTTGGCTACTGAAGCGCCGCTAA